A window of Candidatus Angelobacter sp. genomic DNA:
GGCTTTCTTCATGGAGTAATGGCCCGCGAGTCTGGCCTCAATGAGGGCCGCGCGTCAAAGCTGATTCTTCGGCTCCTCGACTCTTGAACTGCGCGCGGAAAAGTGGAACATAAGGCCCATGAAAGCCACAAAATCCCTCCCCCGCCGTTCCTTCCTCAAGTCGGCCGCCATTGCGACCACCGCCGCTCCGTTCCTGCTTCCGTCGCAGATCTGGTCGGCCGAGACGAAACCCAACGACCGCATCGCGCTTGGTTTCATCGGGATGGGGACGCAGAATCGCGGTCTGCTGGGCGGTTTCCTGACCCATAAACAGACCCAGGTGCTCGCCGTGTGCGACGTGGACACCACGCGCCGCGAGAACGCGAAAAAAATAGTCGAGGATTACTACGCCAATAAAAATCCGGCCGGGTCCTACAAAGGGTGCGCCACGCACCACGACTTCCGCGAGTTGATCGGACGAAAGGACATTGACGCGGTCGTCATCGCGACACCCGATCACTGGCACGCATTCATCGCCATCACCGCGGCAAACGCCCGGAAAGACATCTACTGCGAAAAGCCGCTCTGCGAGTCCATTCACGAATCGCAGTCGATGATCAGGGCCGTCCGCAAAAACAACGTCGTCTTCCAGACCGGCTCCATGCAACGGTCATCACGGGAGTTCCGGACCGCCTGCGAGCTGGTTCGCAACGGCGTCATCGGAAAAATCAGGACCGTCGAGGTCGCTGTCGGCGGACCGGCTGTTCCGTGCAATCTCCTGACCGAAGCCGACGAGCCGGGTCTGGACTGGGACATGTGGCTCGGCCCCGCACCG
This region includes:
- a CDS encoding Gfo/Idh/MocA family oxidoreductase, producing the protein MKATKSLPRRSFLKSAAIATTAAPFLLPSQIWSAETKPNDRIALGFIGMGTQNRGLLGGFLTHKQTQVLAVCDVDTTRRENAKKIVEDYYANKNPAGSYKGCATHHDFRELIGRKDIDAVVIATPDHWHAFIAITAANARKDIYCEKPLCESIHESQSMIRAVRKNNVVFQTGSMQRSSREFRTACELVRNGVIGKIRTVEVAVGGPAVPCNLLTEADEPGLDWDMWLGPAPQRGYNSELSPRGVHKHFPNWRNYREYGGGGVTDWGAHHFDIAQWGLGMDESGPEEIVPPPDWEKAQSGVRLRYASGTEVIHKPGNGIWFHGADGKIYVNRGKFEFWKGSEQKAKDAHECEAMSKEFLADAKVHLYKSGDHKADWLDCIRSRARPICDVEVGAHTVNVCQLVNLAYYHGERMKWDPAARQFTGGTGKTEWLDVPQRDPWKVA